The Sandaracinaceae bacterium genome contains a region encoding:
- a CDS encoding helix-turn-helix transcriptional regulator has translation MPSVYDPRSGRWWTHDGVAPAEAAPSATRATIVPLRGESGELWLVLPQKRSGASPFDGLSPRQRQVAELAALGSSAKDIAVALDVGYETVRTHLKNIYRILGVGSRTELARVARGDLMLHAPSADAAIVDGPPG, from the coding sequence ATGCCTAGCGTCTACGACCCTCGCTCCGGGCGCTGGTGGACGCATGACGGAGTCGCGCCGGCGGAGGCCGCACCGTCGGCGACGCGCGCCACGATCGTCCCGTTGCGTGGCGAGAGCGGCGAGCTCTGGCTCGTGCTTCCCCAGAAGCGCAGCGGCGCGAGCCCCTTCGATGGCCTCAGCCCTCGGCAGCGGCAGGTGGCTGAGCTCGCGGCTCTGGGGTCGTCCGCGAAGGACATCGCGGTGGCGCTCGACGTGGGCTACGAGACCGTCCGCACGCACCTCAAGAACATCTACCGCATCCTGGGCGTGGGCTCGCGCACCGAGCTCGCCCGGGTCGCGCGCGGCGACCTCATGCTGCATGCGCCCTCCGCCGACGCGGCGATCGTGGACGGACCGCCCGGCTGA
- a CDS encoding alpha/beta hydrolase — MHIDSYGQGNSVVVLHGTPQEPSDLEGLVRALAETRRVHLVHLPGYGREPARLGRYDLDGIERELGAQLSTLAPEGYSLLGVSGGSYRAFRGVQRGTLSPWGIVALGPLPLVVQTLRDGWWGAIGALRGGADMWASVVEGLFTSDFASMRPEVPARYLAQLQGIAAETVAGELEAIAKDPDWSERLRDVGCPVYMRVGDLDVNTPHTLAMQALQWLPRARLDVVANVGHLVHHEDADATLGAVCEALGMFESEAGAARPALRRHG, encoded by the coding sequence GTGCACATCGACTCGTATGGACAGGGGAACAGCGTGGTGGTCCTGCATGGGACCCCTCAGGAGCCCAGCGACCTTGAGGGGCTGGTCCGGGCGCTCGCGGAGACGCGGCGTGTGCATCTGGTGCACCTGCCGGGGTACGGCCGTGAGCCCGCGCGCCTGGGGCGGTACGACCTCGACGGGATCGAGCGAGAGCTTGGGGCTCAGCTGAGCACCCTGGCGCCCGAGGGCTACAGCCTGCTGGGCGTGAGCGGGGGCAGCTACCGCGCGTTCCGGGGGGTTCAGCGAGGGACACTCAGCCCGTGGGGCATCGTGGCCTTGGGGCCGCTGCCGCTGGTGGTGCAGACGCTGCGCGACGGATGGTGGGGGGCCATTGGCGCGCTGCGCGGGGGCGCGGACATGTGGGCGTCCGTTGTGGAAGGCCTGTTCACGAGCGACTTCGCGAGCATGCGCCCCGAGGTGCCGGCTAGGTATCTGGCGCAGCTGCAAGGCATCGCAGCGGAGACCGTGGCCGGGGAGCTCGAGGCCATCGCAAAGGACCCCGACTGGTCCGAGCGGCTGCGCGACGTGGGCTGCCCCGTGTACATGCGCGTCGGCGACCTGGACGTGAACACGCCGCACACGCTGGCCATGCAGGCGCTCCAGTGGCTGCCCCGCGCGCGGCTGGACGTCGTGGCCAACGTGGGACACCTGGTGCACCACGAGGACGCGGACGCCACGCTAGGCGCCGTCTGCGAGGCGCTGGGCATGTTCGAGTCGGAGGCCGGTGCCGCGCGCCCGGCGCTGCGCAGGCACGGCTAG